One segment of Tetrapisispora phaffii CBS 4417 chromosome 1, complete genome DNA contains the following:
- the MRPL36 gene encoding mitochondrial 54S ribosomal protein bL31m (similar to Saccharomyces cerevisiae MRPL36 (YBR122C); ancestral locus Anc_3.383), with protein sequence MLGNFLSRRFASRVAQSGSSNMTIPKRPLKKIRLGKARPAIYYQFDVKVELSDGSVIKRRSQFPKDEIRLIQDQRNNILWNKSRTDLVVVDANAGGSMDKFKQKYSSIFNVEDSKKGMGADAIEEEVAANIVDAAKETSEKTKSVKSGKITEDSKKDEPEVEHDAFGVDDYLSILDDESSQIKSGKLAVKQRQKKK encoded by the coding sequence ATGCTGGGGAATTTTTTATCAAGAAGGTTTGCTTCAAGAGTTGCACAATCAGGTTCCAGTAATATGACTATTCCAAAAAGACCATTAAAGAAGATTCGGTTAGGTAAGGCCAGACCTGctatatattatcaatttgatGTGAAAGTTGAGTTAAGTGATGGAAGTGTGATTAAGAGAAGATCTCAATTCCCAAAAGATGAGATAAGATTGATTCAAGatcaaagaaataatatattgtgGAATAAAAGCAGAACAGACTTGGTTGTTGTCGATGCCAATGCTGGCGGTAGCATGGATAAGtttaaacaaaaatatagtTCTATATTTAATGTTGAAGACAGTAAGAAAGGAATGGGAGCGGATGCTATTGAGGAGGAAGTAGCGGCAAACATAGTTGATGCTGCAAAGGAGACCTCAGAAAAGACAAAATCTGTTAAATCCGGAAAAATCACTGAGGATTCCAAGAAGGATGAACCGGAAGTGGAACACGATGCATTTGGTGTTGACGATTATTTGTCTATCTTGGATGATGAATCGTCTCAAATTAAGTCAGGCAAATTGGCAGTTAAACAAAgacaaaagaagaaataa
- the PTC4 gene encoding type 2C protein phosphatase PTC4 (similar to Saccharomyces cerevisiae PTC4 (YBR125C); ancestral locus Anc_3.385), which produces MGQLLSHPLTEKSIIYNDYKHCTKLLESNHRNSITVDDDSKYQTPRYFNCIGSMQGYRLTQEDAHLIVNDNYNDSSQLQYVQFYNPFKDKMENLKLSIFGVFDGHGSDECSNFISGEYGRQLCNNNNGNGKKNKKKKNSDDKSNKDIDSDEDFVPASEQYKQGLAKWIKYSFENHLYGVEGILIKGRKVQRGFKTLEGLISQILKDSYMLQDQELFKYYSRSSSGSTAVVAIIINDKNLYVANCGDSRCVLSSKSNGTKTMSFDHKPQHIGELLRINDNGGTVSLGRVGGVLALSRAFGDFQFKRNIVYNKTTPVQVLQNMNGSEEAEGSEGGILKHTGIPAQESQVTVEPDVLMHKINYSKDEFLVLACDGIWDVYSNKQLVNFIKYHLTLGIKLDSIITKLLDHGIAQANSDTGIGFDNMTVIIVILNKPGESLSDWYAKMKARLEREKGIV; this is translated from the coding sequence ATGGGACAACTATTATCACATCCATTGActgaaaaatcaattatttacaatgaTTACAAGCATTGTACGAAATTGTTAGAATCAAATCATAGAAATTCAATTACAGTAGATGACGACAGTAAATATCAAACTCCTagatatttcaattgtatAGGTTCTATGCAAGGGTATAGATTAACTCAAGAAGATGCGCATTTAATTGTTAATGACAACTATAATGATTCGAGTCAACTACAATACGTTCAATTTTATAACCCTTTTAAGGATAAAATGGAAAATTTGAAGCTTTCAATATTTGGTGTGTTTGATGGACATGGAAGTGATGAATGCTCAAATTTCATTAGTGGAGAGTATGGAAGACAACTAtgcaataataataacggTAATGGcaagaaaaataagaagaagaagaattcaGATGATAAAAGCAATAAAGATATCGATTCAGATGAAGATTTCGTACCTGCAAGTGAACAATATAAACAAGGGTTAGCAAAATGGATAAAATACAGTTTTGAAAATCATTTATATGGGGTAGAAGgtatattaataaaaggTAGAAAAGTCCAAAGAGGGTTTAAGACTTTAGAAGGTTTAATTTCACAAATTCTTAAGGATTCCTATATGTTACAAGATCAAGAATTATTCAAGTATTATTCAAGAAGCTCATCGGGTTCTACAGCAGTCGTtgctattattattaatgacAAAAATTTGTATGTAGCCAACTGCGGTGATTCTAGATGCGTTTTATCGTCAAAATCAAATGGTACAAAAACTATGTCATTTGACCATAAACCACAACATATTGGTGAACTTTTACgtattaatgataatggtGGTACAGTTTCATTAGGGAGGGTTGGTGGTGTTTTGGCATTAAGTAGAGCATTCGGTgattttcaattcaaaagaaatattgtatataataaaacCACGCCGGTACAAGTCcttcaaaatatgaatgGTTCTGAAGAAGCAGAAGGCAGTGAAGGAGGTATATTAAAACATACTGGCATTCCAGCTCAAGAGTCTCAAGTTACTGTTGAACCAGATGTACTAATgcataaaataaattattcaaaggACGAATTTCTAGTGCTGGCATGTGATGGTATTTGGGATGTCTACAGCAATAAACAATTGGtaaactttattaaatatcaTTTGACACTAGGAATAAAATTAGATTCAATCATaactaaattattagaCCACGGTATTGCCCAAGCCAATAGCGATACTGGTATTGGTTTTGATAACATGACAGTCATAATTgtgatattaaataaaccAGGTGAATCTTTATCAGATTGGTATGCCAAAATGAAAGCAAGACtagaaagagaaaaaggTATTGTTTAG
- the DIS3 gene encoding exosome catalytic subunit DIS3 (similar to Saccharomyces cerevisiae DIS3 (YOL021C); ancestral locus Anc_1.367), with translation MSSTTVANGRKRLSQGLTVTQKVFVTSRNGNATKIVREHYLRNDIPCLSKACDKCSKLVVPDASNKLPVFILSESPQDLKADNIGKHYIVLDTNIILQSIDLLENESCFFDVIVPQIVLDEVRNKSYPIYTRLRTLCRDSENNSTKRFIVFHNEFNENTFIERIDDESINDRNDRAIRKTSSWYAKHLKEYGINIVLLSNDRLNREKSKLETSTDDEDNTYITKSLMQYIDLLPNADLIKDLVPNFDTFNTTAAKGETLLAKEFTFEDYYSTSRIMGGLKNGSLFQGNIQISEFNFLEGSINLPNFKKPVLIVGSKNLNRAFNSDQVVVELLPESQWKAPSSIVLDAEHYDVNDNPDNDDEEDDGILNPNKNQDAQNMLSDKQRRLLAQDAILAQKSNKNHPTAKVVAITRRSWRQYVGQIAPNSVDKQVGGTQNVFVILMDKCLPKIRIRTRRANELLNKRIVISVDSWPADHKYPLGHFVRDLGDVESSEAETEALLLEHDVEYRPFSRKVLDCLPEEGHNWKAPTNINDPQEQAKDPLLKNRQDLRDKLICSIDPPGCVDIDDALHAKRLPNGNWEVGVHIADVTHFVKPGTALDAEGASRGTSVYLVDKRIDMLPMLLGTDLCSLKPYVDRFAFSVIWELDDNAEIIDVKFTKSVIRSREAFSYEQAQLRIDDKNQTDELTKGMRALLELSVKLKQKRLDAGALNLASPEVKVHMDSETSDPNEVEIKKLLATNSLVEEFMLLANISVARKIFDAFPQTAMLRRHASPPSTNFAILNEMLQKRKNLSISLESSKALADSLDRCIDPKDPYFNTLIRIMSTRCMMAAQYFYSGAYQYSDFRHYGLAVDIYTHFTSPIRRFCDVIAHRQLAGAIGYEPLALMHRDKNKMEMICKNINKKHRNAQFAGRASIEYYVGQVMRNNECTETGYVIKVLNNGIVVLVPKFGVEGLIRIENLTSDPSSSAYDEIEFKLSFMHGESNQTRDIYVFDKVEVQVRSVVDPVTGKRKAELLLK, from the coding sequence atgtCATCAACTACTGTCGCTAATGGTAGAAAGAGATTAAGTCAAGGTTTGACTGTAACACAAAAAGTCTTCGTTACATCTAGAAATGGTAACGCTACAAAAATTGTTAGAGAACATTATCTTAGAAATGATATTCCATGTCTATCAAAAGCCTGTGATAAATGTTCTAAATTAGTTGTTCCGGATGCAAGCAATAAATTACCagttttcattttatctGAATCACCACAGGATCTTAAAGCAGATAATATCGGTAAGCATTATATCGTCTTAGATACCAACATTATTTTACAAtctattgatttattagaaaatgaaagtTGTTTTTTCGATGTGATTGTTCCGCAGATTGTACTAGATGAAGTCAGAAATAAATCGTACCCAATTTATACAAGATTAAGAACTTTATGTAGAGATTcagaaaataatagtaCTAAAAGATTTATTGTATTCCATAATGagtttaatgaaaatacGTTCATCGAAAGAATTGACGATGAATCCATCAATGATAGAAATGATAGAGCCATCAGAAAGACTAGTTCTTGGTATGCTAaacatttaaaagaatatgGGATTAATATCGTCTTATTATCCAATGATAGATTAAATAgagaaaaatcaaaattggAAACTTCCACAGATGATGAGgataatacatatattaCAAAATCATTAATGCAATATATCGATTTATTACCAAACGCTGACCTAATTAAAGATTTAGTACCTAATTTTGATACTTTTAATACTACGGCTGCAAAAGGTGAAACTTTATTAGCAAAAGAATTTACTTTCGAAGATTATTATTCAACATCAAGAATTATGGGTGGTTTGAAAAATGGGTCTCTATTCCAAggtaatattcaaatttcggaatttaatttcttggAAGGTTCTATCAACTTACCAAACTTCAAAAAACCAGTTTTAATCGTGGGTTCTAAAAACTTAAACAGAGCTTTTAACAGTGATCAAGTTGTTGTAGAGTTATTGCCAGAATCGCAATGGAAAGCACCATCGTCAATTGTTCTTGATGCAGAACATTACGATGTTAACGATAATCCAGATAATGacgatgaagaagatgatggCATACTTAACCCAAATAAGAATCAAGACGCCCAAAATATGTTATCAGATAAACAACGTCGTCTATTGGCTCAAGATGCCATATTGGCccaaaaatcaaataaaaatcatCCAACTGCCAAAGTTGTCGCTATAACTAGAAGATCATGGAGACAATATGTTGGTCAAATTGCTCCAAATTCTGTAGACAAACAAGTAGGTGGTACTCAAAATGTCTTTGTCATTTTAATGGATAAATGTTTACCTAAGATAAGAATCAGAACAAGAAGAGCgaatgaattattaaataagaGAATTGTTATTTCTGTCGATTCGTGGCCAGCTGACCATAAATACCCGTTAGGTCATTTTGTAAGAGATTTAGGTGATGTTGAATCTTCTGAAGCTGAAACTGAAgctttattattagaacATGACGTTGAATATAGACCATTCTCAAGGAAGGTTCTGGACTGCTTACCTGAAGAAGGTCATAATTGGAAAGCCCCTACCAATATTAATGATCCACAAGAACAAGCAAAGGAtccattattaaaaaatagaCAAGATTTAAGAGATAAGCTAATTTGTAGTATCGATCCTCCAGGGTGTGTCGATATTGATGATGCCCTACATGCTAAAAGATTACCTAATGGTAATTGGGAAGTTGGTGTTCACATCGCCGATGTTACTCATTTCGTCAAGCCAGGTACTGCATTGGATGCTGAAGGTGCCTCTAGAGGTACATCGGTCTACTTGGTTGACAAACGTATAGATATGTTACCAATGTTATTGGGTACTGATTTATGTTCGTTAAAGCCGTATGTGGATAGATTCGCATTCTCAGTTATCTGGGAATTGGATGATAATGCTGAAATAATTGACGTTAAATTTACTAAATCCGTCATTAGATCCAGAGAAGCTTTTTCATACGAACAAGCCCAACTTAGAATTGACGATAAAAACCAAACCGATGAACTAACAAAAGGCATGAGAGCATTATTAGAACTATCAGTGAAATTGAAGCAAAAGAGATTAGATGCTGGTGCATTAAATTTGGCTTCTCCTGAAGTTAAAGTACATATGGACAGTGAAACTTCTGATCCAAATGAAGTtgaaattaagaaattgTTAGCCACTAATTCTTTAGTCGAAGAATTCATGTTGTTAGCCAATATTTCTGTAGCTagaaaaatttttgatgCTTTCCCACAGACTGCTATGTTGAGAAGACATGCTTCTCCACCATCTACTAATTTTGCAATTCTAAACGAAATGCTacagaaaagaaagaactTATCTATTTCGCTTGAATCATCTAAAGCCTTAGCGGACTCCTTAGACCGATGTATAGACCCTAAAGATCCATACTTTAACACCTTGATTCGTATCATGTCTACTCGTTGTATGATGGCAGctcaatatttttactcAGGAGCCTACCAATATTCAGATTTTCGTCATTACGGTCTAGCTGTTGACATTTATACACATTTTACATCTCCAATTAGACGTTTTTGTGATGTCATTGCCCATAGACAACTAGCAGGTGCAATTGGGTATGAACCTTTGGCATTAATGCATAgagataaaaataaaatggaaatgatttgtaaaaatattaacaaaaaACATAGAAATGCCCAATTTGCTGGTAGAGCAAGTATTGAATACTATGTTGGACAAGTTATGAGAAATAATGAATGTACTGAGACTGGTTATGTCATTAAAGTTTTAAACAATGGTATCGTAGTTCTAGTTCCAAAATTTGGTGTTGAAGGTTTAATCAGAATAGAAAATTTAACATCTGACCCAAGCTCATCAGCTTATgatgaaattgaatttaaattatccTTTATGCACGGTGAATCAAATCAGACAAGAGATATTTACGTATTTGACAAGGTAGAAGTTCAAGTTAGATCCGTTGTAGATCCTGTAACAGGAAAGCGTAAAgctgaattattattaaaataa
- the TPS1 gene encoding alpha,alpha-trehalose-phosphate synthase (UDP-forming) TPS1 (similar to Saccharomyces cerevisiae TPS1 (YBR126C); ancestral locus Anc_3.386): MTKNTSLAKPDLDNSNSGHIIVVSNRLPVTITKNNETGEYEYAMSSGGLVTALQGLKKTSTFQWYGWPGLEIPDDDKEKVKKDLKEKFNAVPIFLTDEIADLHYNGFSNSILWPLFHYHPGEINFDENAWLAYNEANLTFAKEIIKDIKSNDIVWVHDYHLMLLPELIRDYITELNAHEKPLENVKLGWFLHTPFPSSEIYRILPVRQEILRGVLSCDLIGFHTYDYARHFLSSVQRVLNINTLPNGIEYQNRFVNVGAFPIGIDVDTFTDGLKQSSVIKRIQELKKTFEGCKIIVGVDRLDYIKGVPQKLHAMEVFLNEHPEWIGKVVLVQLAVPSRGDVEEYQYLRSVVNELVGRINGQFGTVEFVPIHFMHKSVPFEELIALYAISDVCLVSSTRDGMNLVSYEYIACQEEKHGSLILSEFTGAAQSLNGALIVNPWNTDELSDAINESLTLPEEKRVANWEKLYKYISKYTSAFWGENFVHELFNASKNSD; encoded by the coding sequence atgacAAAAAATACTTCACTTGCTAAACCTGACCTCGATAACTCCAATAGTGGGCATATTATTGTGGTTTCAAACAGACTTCCTGTTACaattactaaaaataatgaaaccGGTGAATATGAATATGCAATGTCATCTGGTGGTTTAGTTACTGCTTTACAAGGTTTGAAAAAAACCTCTACCTTTCAATGGTACGGTTGGCCAGGTTTAGAGATCCCTGATGACGATAAGGAAAAGGTgaaaaaagatttaaagGAAAAGTTCAATGCTGTgccaatttttttaactgaTGAAATTGCTGATTTACATTATAACGGGTTTTCAAATTCCATTTTATGGCCTCTTTTCCATTACCATCCAGgtgaaattaattttgatgaaaatgcATGGTTGGCTTATAATGAAGCTAACCTTACCTTtgcaaaagaaattataaaagatattaaaagtaACGATATTGTTTGGGTTCATGACTATcatttaatgttattacCTGAGTTAATTAGAGATTATATCACGGAATTAAATGCACATGAAAAACCATTAGAAAATGTTAAATTAGGTTGGTTTTTACATACTCCTTTCCCATCGTCGGAAATTTATAGAATCTTACCTGTTAGGCAAGAAATCCTTAGAGGTGTTTTAAGTTGTGATTTAATAGGTTTCCATACTTATGATTATGCTAGACATTTCTTGTCTTCGGTGCAAAGAGTCCTTAACATAAACACTTTACCGAATGGTATCGAATATCAAAACAGATTTGTAAATGTTGGTGCTTTCCCAATTGGTATCGATGTCGACACTTTTACAGATGGATTAAAGCAATCAAGTGTTATCAAGAGAATTCAAGAACTGAAAAAAACTTTTGAAGGCTGTAAGATTATTGTAGGTGTCGACAGATTGGATTACATTAAAGGTGTTCCTCAGAAATTGCATGCTATGGAAGTGTTTTTGAATGAACATCCGGAATGGATAGGGAAAGTTGTTTTGGTACAACTTGCCGTCCCTAGTAGAGGTGACGTCGAGGAGTATCAATACTTGAGATCAGTTGTCAATGAGCTGGTCGGAAGAATCAATGGCCAATTCGGCACAGTGGAATTTGTACCAATCCATTTCATGCATAAAAGTGTTCCATTTGAAGAACTGATCGCCCTTTACGCCATCAGTGACGTTTGTCTGGTTTCATCCACCAGAGATGGTATGAATTTAGTCTCTTATGAATACATCGCTTGTCAAGAAGAGAAACATGGTAGTTTAATTTTAAGTGAATTTACAGGTGCAGCTCAATCATTAAACGGTGCATTGATTGTAAATCCATGGAACACTGATGAATTATCAGATGCAATTAACGAATCACTGACATTACCAGAAGAAAAGAGAGTCGCAAATTGggaaaaattatataagtACATTTCCAAATATACATCTGCTTTCTGGGGCGAAAATTTTGTCCATGAACTATTCAATGCTTCAAAGAACTCTGATTAA
- the TFC1 gene encoding transcription factor TFIIIC subunit TFC1 (similar to Saccharomyces cerevisiae TFC1 (YBR123C); ancestral locus Anc_3.384), producing METTANIDEPNVNMFNNVLKDVDMDNSDDIALEVATEYTLDIPRISSVELPLKLSHNPASMVKAIRMCGGLDKIKEVLSENSDSEKVLELYLNEGQDNDGSEKFFNEHGIQGKKVRFRDESVILKITMPKGTLAEHNGNIPEALSSLDHDSFSVVPVAIVNNTIKYREMSDFQIRLDNNPSANEFKNSFGSLDWGNFQKFVRSVPDNDVRPYENINNIVLDRSASYPNTDFQLPPPPRLSMVGLPFLYKYKGNPFAVKKSDGAAEVKGSYIKNYQIFIHGIGEDVSIPVQAEEQLLKDFEQAKTTGVYPGTKKESKFFESLEQCIEIVTKLFEERPIWVKRHIDGIVPKSIHHTLKIALALMSYRFTMGPWRNTYIKFGIDPRTSSEYAKYQTEYFKIERRLLKSPNVSKNIPNPPSIVFESNVKNGIDTRFIFDGKSIPWYLMLQIDLLITEPNIAEIFEKIEYLDKANEGTGWFSELDLTKIRRIVKYELCCMAQGNFSFNKYKLKYFKSMIYTKESMIENKEKEEKDNDGDYNMDSDVKSKDSDADNDNDITVGDADKAALEAEEDETEPIVNIAPLESSGSSSEGFKNDLDMQGEIDLNAASFQDILSRIRKIDSSAANRLEKELNGFIQESHL from the coding sequence ATGGAGACGACTGCTAATATTGATGAACCGAACGTTAATATGTTCAACAACGTTCTCAAAGATGTAGATATGGATAATAGTGATGATATTGCATTGGAAGTTGCAACAGAGTATACATTAGACATTCCTCGAATTTCCAGTGTAGAATTGCCTCTTAAATTATCACATAATCCAGCAAGCATGGTTAAAGCAATTAGAATGTGTGGCGGTttagataaaataaaagaagtCTTAAGTGAGAATAGTGATTCTGAAAAGGTATTagaattatatttgaatgaagGACAGGATAATGATGGATCAGAAAAGTTTTTCAACGAACATGGGATTCAAGGTAAGAAGGTTCGTTTTAGAGATGAATCAGTCATTTTGAAGATAACGATGCCAAAGGGAACGTTGGCAGAGCATAATGGTAATATCCCCGAAGCTCTGTCATCATTAGATCACGATTCTTTTTCCGTAGTTCCGGTAGcaattgttaataatacaattaaaTACAGAGAAATGTCAGATTTTCAAATTAGACTAGATAACAATCCTTCTGCAAACGAATTCAAGAACTCCTTTGGTTCGTTGGATTGGGGaaactttcaaaaatttgttaGATCCGTTCCTGATAATGACGTAAGACCCTATGagaatattaataatattgtattGGATCGTAGTGCTTCCTATCCAAACACAGACTTCCAGTTACCGCCACCACCAAGGTTGTCTATGGTAGGCCTTCCATtcttatataaatataaaggAAATCCTTTTGCGGTCAAAAAATCAGATGGCGCAGCTGAGGTAAAAGGTTCCTATATTaagaattatcaaatattcattCACGGAATTGGTGAAGATGTTTCAATTCCGGTGCAAGCTGAAGAACAACTATTAAAAGATTTCGAACAGGCCAAAACTACTGGGGTGTATCCTGGCACCAAAAAAGAATCTAAGTTTTTTGAGTCTTTAGAGCAATGTATTGAAATTGTTACTAAATTGTTTGAAGAGAGACCTATATGGGTTAAAAGACATATTGATGGTATAGTACCGAAAAGCATTCATCATACCTTAAAAATTGCTCTAGCTTTAATGTCCTACAGATTTACTATGGGTCCATGGAGGAATACGTATATTAAGTTTGGTATTGATCCGAGAACTTCATCAGAATATGCAAAATATCAAacagaatattttaaaattgaaagaagaCTATTAAAGTCACCTAATGTGTCCAAGAATATACCTAACCCTCCAAGTATAGTGTTTGAATCGaatgttaaaaatggtATTGATACCAGGTTTATATTTGACGGCAAGAGTATTCCTTGGTATTTGATGTTAcaaattgatttattaattactGAACCTAATATCGCAGAAATATTTGAGAAAATTGAGTATCTAGACAAAGCAAATGAAGGCACTGGTTGGTTTTCAGAATTAgatttaacaaaaataagaagaattgtaaaatatgaGTTATGTTGTATGGCTCAAGGCAATTTTagtttcaataaatataaactaaaatattttaaatcaatGATTTATACTAAAGAATCTAtgattgaaaataaagagaaggaagaaaaagataatgACGGTGATTATAATATGGATAGTGATGTGAAGTCTAAGGATAGTGATGCcgataatgataatgatatcaCAGTAGGGGATGCCGATAAAGCAGCTTTAGAAGCAGAGGAAGACGAGACCGAGccaattgtaaatattgCACCTCTTGAGTCCAGTGGTAGCTCTTCGGAGggatttaaaaatgatctAGATATGCAGGGTGAAATCGATTTGAATGCTGCATCATTTCAAGATATTCTATCCAGGATAAGAAAAATAGATTCTTCCGCAGCCAATAGATTAgagaaagaattaaatgGATTCATACAGGAATCTCATCTTTGA
- the DIB1 gene encoding U4/U6-U5 snRNP complex subunit DIB1 (similar to Saccharomyces cerevisiae DIB1 (YPR082C); ancestral locus Anc_3.382) yields MGSVFLPHLHTGWHVDQAIVTEKERLVIVRFGKDTDKECMLMDEILYSIAEKVRNFAVIYLCDTTEVPDFNEMYELDDPMTLMFFYKNKHMMCDFGTGNNNKMNFNIDDEQELIDIIEVIFRGARKNKGLVVSPYDYNDRRVRD; encoded by the coding sequence ATGGGTAGTGTCTTTTTACCACATCTTCATACTGGATGGCACGTTGACCAAGCCATTGTCACGGAAAAGGAAAGATTGGTAATAGTAAGGTTCGGTAAGGATACTGATAAGGAATGTATGCTAATGGATGAAATATTGTACTCAATTGCTGAGAAAGTTAGGAATTTTGCCGTAATTTATCTGTGTGATACAACAGAAGTGCCCGACTTCAATGAGATGTATGAATTAGATGACCCGATGACATTAATGTTTTTCTACAAGAACAAGCATATGATGTGTGATTTTGGTActggtaataataataagatGAATTTCAACATTGATGATGAGCAAGAACTGATAGATATAATTGAAGTAATATTCAGAGGAgcaagaaaaaataaaggtCTAGTTGTGTCTCCATATGACTATAATGATAGGAGGGTGCGTGATTAG